Proteins encoded within one genomic window of Cetobacterium somerae ATCC BAA-474:
- a CDS encoding STAS domain-containing protein produces the protein MTTNFEIIEKTVDDIRIIKVCGELDALVAPKLKERIAKQIELDINKFVIDFGDLVHINSLAMGILRGKLRVVRDLGGDIKLVGLNDHIRTIFEMIGLDELFDIYATEEEAIASFR, from the coding sequence ATGACTACAAATTTTGAAATAATTGAAAAAACAGTGGATGACATAAGAATAATCAAGGTATGTGGAGAATTAGACGCATTAGTAGCGCCAAAATTAAAAGAAAGAATAGCAAAACAAATAGAGCTTGATATAAATAAATTTGTGATAGATTTTGGAGATTTAGTTCACATAAATAGTTTAGCTATGGGTATATTAAGAGGAAAGTTAAGAGTTGTAAGAGATTTAGGTGGAGATATAAAGTTAGTTGGATTAAACGATCATATAAGAACTATATTTGAAATGATTGGATTAGATGAATTATTTGATATTTATGCAACAGAAGAGGAAGCAATAGCTAGTTTTAGATAA